Proteins from a single region of Chitinophagales bacterium:
- a CDS encoding TolC family protein codes for MSYTFHQIPKSPQLRRSYLTCAKSLLLILFLSIQITKGLAQESIIQDVSPEYIARLISLAKENYPKVKAFDSRVDKAAFMLKKDKMSWFEVFNFFYLYSPNNSTTLVNPNLLNGYQIGFNINLGAILQKKPQINMSKKDLEVAKLEKAEYELLLTTEVKSRYYTFLQQQQLLKMRRQVMLDAEAVLKQTKYRFEKGEETFENYNRSLMLMAENRQKITEAEAALMTAKSRLEELIGVTLESVQ; via the coding sequence GTGTCTTACACATTTCATCAAATACCAAAAAGCCCACAACTCAGGCGCAGTTATCTTACCTGCGCAAAATCGCTTCTGCTCATTCTTTTCTTAAGCATCCAAATCACCAAGGGATTAGCTCAGGAATCCATCATACAGGATGTGTCGCCTGAATATATTGCCAGACTGATTTCACTCGCTAAGGAAAACTATCCTAAAGTGAAAGCTTTTGATTCAAGAGTAGATAAAGCGGCTTTCATGCTGAAGAAAGACAAAATGTCTTGGTTCGAAGTATTCAACTTCTTTTACCTGTATAGCCCCAATAATTCTACAACCCTTGTCAATCCAAATCTGCTGAATGGTTATCAGATTGGATTCAATATCAATTTAGGCGCAATCCTGCAGAAAAAGCCACAGATCAATATGAGCAAAAAAGATCTGGAAGTGGCCAAGCTGGAAAAAGCAGAATACGAATTACTGCTAACAACAGAAGTAAAATCACGTTACTACACTTTCTTACAACAACAACAGCTGCTGAAAATGCGCAGACAAGTGATGCTGGATGCAGAAGCTGTGCTGAAGCAAACAAAGTATCGTTTTGAGAAAGGAGAAGAAACATTTGAGAATTACAATCGCTCTTTAATGCTGATGGCTGAAAACAGACAGAAGATAACCGAAGCTGAAGCTGCATTAATGACGGCCAAAAGCAGACTGGAAGAATTGATTGGCGTAACCCTGGAATCTGTGCAATAA
- a CDS encoding sugar transferase, with translation MTIDDQRFTILLLSKDKQLAEKLLQLLPQSYRLLIHEDATAFLTAINEQAHSTKVLLLAQAEILSANGVNLATQIQKQYHQRFPICLIAENRSQNLLSIAQSSGIAEVFELPLDLHAVQLRICFLTEHWHTLTGRMQEAKRFEYKTPLIKRLFDILVAGTALLLLSPLIILVILLIKLESNGPVIYYSLRVGTGYKIFRFYKFRSMYTNADRKLKELKHLNQYGTSALTQEQPDTGNFLCDACKANGTACQRPIYTDQETLCEKIYEKRQKAEAGAAFLKIQNDPRITKVGKFIRNTSFDELPQLWNVLIGDMSIVGNRPLPLYEAEKLTTDKYMMRFMAPAGITGLWQVEKRGKAGEMSEEERIMLDNAYARDNSFWKDILLILRTIPALFQKENV, from the coding sequence ATGACCATAGACGACCAACGGTTTACCATTCTTTTGCTGAGCAAAGACAAGCAACTGGCTGAAAAGCTATTGCAATTATTGCCTCAGTCGTACCGCTTACTTATTCATGAAGATGCAACTGCCTTCTTAACCGCCATCAATGAACAAGCACATTCGACGAAAGTGCTCTTATTGGCTCAGGCAGAAATTCTCTCAGCCAATGGAGTGAATCTAGCCACACAGATACAGAAGCAATATCACCAGCGTTTCCCTATTTGTCTGATCGCTGAAAACAGAAGCCAGAATTTATTATCAATTGCACAAAGCTCAGGTATTGCTGAAGTCTTTGAATTACCCTTAGACCTGCATGCTGTACAGCTCAGAATCTGCTTCCTTACAGAGCATTGGCATACCCTGACAGGCCGTATGCAGGAAGCCAAACGTTTTGAATACAAAACCCCATTGATCAAAAGGCTTTTTGACATACTGGTAGCAGGAACTGCCCTGCTCCTCTTATCCCCACTGATCATACTGGTAATCTTACTGATCAAACTGGAGTCGAATGGCCCCGTGATATATTACTCACTGCGCGTTGGTACAGGTTATAAAATTTTCAGGTTCTACAAGTTTAGATCTATGTACACCAATGCAGACAGGAAACTCAAAGAGCTAAAACACCTGAATCAATATGGCACTTCGGCCCTAACTCAAGAGCAACCAGATACAGGTAATTTCCTATGTGATGCATGTAAAGCCAATGGAACTGCCTGTCAGCGGCCGATTTATACTGATCAGGAGACCCTGTGTGAAAAAATCTACGAAAAGCGTCAAAAAGCCGAAGCCGGTGCGGCATTCCTCAAGATTCAGAATGATCCAAGAATAACCAAAGTGGGTAAATTCATCAGGAACACCAGCTTTGATGAATTGCCACAGCTCTGGAATGTACTGATTGGCGACATGAGTATTGTAGGCAACAGACCATTGCCACTCTACGAAGCTGAGAAGCTCACAACAGACAAGTATATGATGCGTTTTATGGCCCCTGCCGGCATCACCGGCTTGTGGCAGGTAGAGAAAAGAGGCAAGGCCGGAGAAATGTCTGAAGAAGAAAGAATTATGCTAGACAATGCCTATGCCCGGGACAATAGTTTCTGGAAGGATATACTACTAATTCTGAGAACGATTCCTGCGCTTTTCCAGAAGGAAAATGTGTGA
- a CDS encoding response regulator transcription factor, protein MSDNTPQLPRILVVEDAEPIQLVLQKFLSKKFDVFVCADGLEAMAYLQNGNMVQLIISDLTTPNMGGLELLQQVKASSYFKSIPVIVLSGDTESATRIKCLEAGAEDYIVKPFNPLELEARIKVVLKRSGITVS, encoded by the coding sequence ATGAGCGACAACACCCCCCAATTACCGAGAATTCTAGTTGTGGAAGATGCAGAACCTATACAACTGGTTCTGCAGAAATTTCTCAGCAAAAAGTTTGACGTTTTCGTTTGTGCTGATGGGCTGGAAGCAATGGCTTATCTGCAAAACGGCAATATGGTTCAGCTAATTATTTCTGACCTGACTACACCCAATATGGGCGGACTTGAGCTCCTACAGCAAGTGAAGGCAAGCAGTTATTTTAAATCCATACCTGTTATTGTTTTGTCCGGGGACACCGAATCTGCCACCAGAATCAAATGTCTGGAGGCCGGCGCAGAAGATTATATCGTTAAACCCTTCAATCCGCTGGAACTAGAGGCACGGATAAAAGTGGTATTGAAAAGAAGCGGCATCACCGTATCTTAG